In Euphorbia lathyris chromosome 10, ddEupLath1.1, whole genome shotgun sequence, the DNA window ATAGATTCTATAGCGTTGTAGAGCAGGATTCTGATTACAGATTACAGATTACAACCatgattttgtttttcttggtaGTTTTGTAGACGCCCTTTCCCTTGATTAGCTGTAATTGGAAAATTCTGCCATTTTCAATGTTTATTCATACACATTGATACAGGGAAGAAAATGTTATTGAGTTTATACCTCTTTCAtttcaacaatttatttatttattctcatGTGCAATTATCCCCAGAATATATGAGATCAGGCTTTAAACATAGGATATGCATTTAATCGCAGCTGCCAAGTTTAGCGTCCTTTTATTTAAGGGCAGCAGATTATTCTTTACCGAGTTGGAAGCAGCTTGCCTTAGAGTTTGATTTATTAAGGTTTCACATTCATATTTGTTTCTCAGGTATGTCACCGGCTAAGCAATTTCAAGAAAAGGAAATGCAAGAAACCATGGGAGAAAAGAAGTGCTGCAGATACGCTGATTTTCTCTTTCGAAAATGTTCGAGCACATCTGAGTCAACGATGGGGAATTTTTTTTAGGCATGCGCTTCAACAAAGTTCATGAAATGTTTTTAATTGACAAAATGGAGTTACTGAAACTTATTATCTCTTTAATCGGCGAGAATCCTTCATTAATGAGCGATTTCTCGGTTTTTTTGAGCAATGCTGATGATTATCAGTGACTTTTCAAGGGAAAAGACAAAAAATATTGGCCATCATAGGGATTATAGAAAACCTAAATCGGATTCGGAGGAAGGTTTGAAAAATGAACCAGTGGCGGTATCTAATTCAGCCACCTTTCCTTCCTTTGTCGATGCTCTTCTCTTGAAGCCACAAAATCAGATACTGCCACCGGTTCATTCTGCAAACCCTCCTCCGAATCCGTTTTAGGTTTTCTATAATCCCTCTGGTGGCCATTTTTCTCCCTTTTATTCCTTGTTTTAGGTTTTCTATAATCCCTCTGGTGGCCATTTTTCTCCCTTTTATTCCTTGAAAATCCACTGATAATCGTAAGAATTGCTCATGAAAACCGAGAAATTGCTCATTAATGAAGGATTCTCGCCAAGTAGAGAGATACTGAGTTTCTGTATCTCCATTTTGTCAATTAAACCTGAGTTGAACTTTGTTGAAAAAACAAAGCGCCTGCATAAAAAATTTGTCCCCATCAGAAAATCTCAGATGTGCTCGAACATTTCCGAAAGAAAAAATCATCGTATCTGCGACGCTTCTTCTCTCCCATGGTTTCTTGCATTCCGTCTTTCTGAAAATCCTTAACCGGTGACATGCAGGAGAAACAAATGAGAATATGAAACCTTAATAAATCAAACCCTAAGGTAAGCTGATCTGGCCTGATTTATCTTTATTTGATTCACTAATAATCATTACAATGCTAAAAGTTTGAGACTGTTTAAAAATTTCCTTTAATGGATTACCTGAATATGGCGGAAGaagtttattgatttttaatggGTATCTACATGTTAAATGTGACGAGAGATGTGATATTCattgggataattactaatctaacccAATGAAGAACCccactttacatatctaacccaccttcctttcattttaccaaattagacaaataaacccattttggacaaaactacccttgTTCTCATATAACAACCATCTCCTCTTTCCCTTTCATTTACTTTCACATTCTCACAGGAAAATTCATCAACTCAACCCAAGATCTAAAGATATCCATACCCCATTCAAGTTCATGTAAGTATCATTCCCTCATTTTTCATACACATTACTAGAAATACACAGTTGGTTTTCGAATACATTTGCTTGAATCTTGACATTTTCCGATTCCGCCATTGTCTCCCGATGTGTCGCATTCGGTGCTCAAATGCGACACAGAGAATAAAATGCGACAAGGACTAAcatatagcttgtcgcattcaTATATCCATGTCGCATTTGCGGTCGCATTTGGCGGTCGCATTTGATGTAGCATGTCGCATTTGGCAGTCGCATTTTggtatagcttgtcgcatttgagtcgcattttggtgtatcatgtcgcatttgagcatcatttacatatgaattggctttattatgttttgatcACGTGTCCATGTTACTAAATGTAGAAGTATGTCAACCAAAGAGAGGTGTACGTGTTTTTTTATCTTGGAACGGACTGTGGACTACAGAAGGAAAAGTGATGACATACGTGGGTGGTAAAGCGAAGTTGTTGGTTTTGCcaatagatattgacttgcaaaagTTGAAAGAGAAAGTTTATGGTGCACTCCGCGTTGACTCAACCTCGTATGATCTCCAAATGTCAATGCAGGCGACATATGGTCCAAATAAACTGCGTGGTGGGATAGCAGATATTGATGACGATGGAGATGTCATGGGATTCATAGAGTACTGCCGAATGAATCCGACCGATTTGATTCCATTGTATGCTACTCTAAACATGCGAACAATACAAGCTTCAACATTGCGACCTAACAAGGATGGACATGTTGGTCAAAGCAAATCAACGGAAGTAGTAAGTAATGATCCCACCATCGAACTGGATGCTCCTATACATGGTAAGGATGACAACGATTGTGGAAATGGTATCGATGATTATATGAATAATGATAATCACGATCATTATGATGAGCATTATGATAATGATTATTGTTACGATAATGGTGACAATGTGGAGAATGAAGATACCACTCAGAATGAAATTCCTGTTAAAAGTGTTCACGAAACAGTTAAGCAATCTAAATGCGTCCAACGTATCCCATGTGATGATGGCGATATAGATAGAATGAAAAGGATGACTGATCCATTTCGATGGTGTCCAAAGCCATGCGATGCGCCCGTGAATATGATTGCACCTAAACAATCAAACGGAGGTACTACTTTGAGGGTCaatgatatattttcaaacaaagttGAATTGCAAGATTCACTTGGAAAATATGAAATTGAAAATTCGTTTGAATGGAAGGTTTACAAATCAAACAAGTCTTTGTTTGAGGTGAAATGTAAGGATGTGGGCAAATGTAAATGGAGGGCTAGAGGGATCGTCATTCCAGGTTCCAATTTGTTCAGGCTTTCAAGAATAGATGGTATGGACATGCATGCTTGTGGGAGAGATCAGATATGTCCGCACCAtaggcaagcggggaaacgTGTTGCAGGGATACTACTCCGAAGCAGGTTTGATTTGGAAAATCGGGTGCATCGACCAAAGGATATTGTTTTCGATTTTGAACGAGATTTTTCCGTTAATCTTTCTtatatgcaagcttggagagcaagacACTGGGCATTGGAAGCACAAAGTGGTTCGCCGGAGGAATCGTTCATGTTGTTGCCGGACTACTGTGAGATGTTGAAAAGTACAAATCCGGGTACCGTGACACATATCGAGACAGATGATGATgatcaatttagatttttctttaTGGCTATGGGTGCATCATTGAGAGGTTTTAAACTACATATTCGACCTGTCATTGCCGTTGATGGAACgtttctaaaaggtaaatatcccGGCATATTATACATTGCAGTTGGTATTGATGCGaacaaaatgatctttcctgttGCATTTGGAGTTGGACCGAAAGAAAGTAATGAATCATGACTCTGGTTTTTCAACAAATTGAAAGAGTGTCTGAATGATGTTGAAGATCTAGCCATTATATCAGATCGGAACCAAAGCATTATACATGCAGTTAGTTTGGTTTTTCCTAATGCTGTTCACGGGGCGTGCGCACGTCATCTGCAACAAAATGTTAAGGCCAAATTTCGTGgaattcgtaagatagatgaggcGTTTTGGAAATGTGCAAAATCCTATCGGGTATCTGATTTTGAGGAATCCTTTGCAACACTTCGTTCACTACATTCCGGTGCTGCCGAATATTTACTGCAAGCTGGAAAAGAGAAATGGTCCCGTGCATTCTTCTGTGGTCGTCGATATAACATTATCACGATGAATGTGGCAGAATCATTCAACGCGTTAATGGTGGAGGCTAGACGTCTACCAATCACAATGTTGGTTGAGTTCATACGCATGACACTACAAAAATGGTTTTACGAGAGACGTATAGAAGCAGGTTATAAACgtgtattctattttattttattttatttatacatacGTAATTATTTACGAGATTAATATGTTGCTGCAGGAGAACGTGTGGGCTATTTGGCAAGGAAGCCGGAAGAAAAGATGATAAAGCATGTAGGGGCAGCGATACGTTGTTCATATTTCCCTGTGGATAATCACACCTTTCAAATCGGTGATCGGGTTAAGGGGGGACTTGTTGATTTAAATGCAGGAACATGTACGTGCAGGAAATGGCAACTAGCCCAATTTCCATGTGAACACGTATGCAAAGTTGCTTCCAAACATAGGATGGATAACGCCTATAGGTGGGTACATCGCTACTACACCAACGAGTCAGTTAAGTTGGCATGGGGTGAGTCGATATATCCACTTGGTCATCAATCAGAATGGAAAGTGAACGAGAATCCTATGAAAGTGCTTCCTCCTAAGAAGGAGGGACGGTTTGCTGGTCGACCAAAAGGTCAAAAAAGAAGGCCATCTGTGGGTGAAGATGTAATTCACACAAGGTGTAGCAGATGCGGAAGCATCGATCATAATCGTTTGAATTGTCCATCCATGCTTCCAAACACTACTCGGCTTCCTAGTGTAATCTCAAGTTCAGTAAGTTGTTCTAACACTACTACCTCGAAGCATTTATAATCCAGTTGATTAATATCATTTGTCTTTAGCATGTGCTTGTATGATTCTATTGGGGACAAACAAATTTATCTTGTACAATACTTTAGCTTGTGTGAATAATTCGTGTCGCATTTGACCGCATTCCATTCAAATGCGACAGGGTGTACAACAAATGTAGTCGCATTTGTgcgttgaatgcgctcaaatgcggttCAGCAAATTCATTGTGAATACTTcgcgtcgcatttgagcgcattccattcAAATACGACAGGGTTTAGAAGAATCCTAGTCGCATTTGTgcgttgaatgcgctcaaatgcggttCAGCAAATTCATTGTGAATACTTcgcgtcgcatttgagcgcattccattcAAATGCGACAGGGTTTATAACAAATATtgcataaatattacatatataACAACATCATGAATCAGAGTACAATATCATTTGAAGTCTAACAAACGTCCATGAAACAACTCAACTGTAAGTCGTAAACGAAAGAAAGCGCCATCCGTAGAATTGTATGGATATACATAAGAGTCGTCATGCGGGAGATCATGTAATCCACTTAAGAATTGTGCGTTTATGCAAGTCCAAACGCCACAGTCATTTGAGCCGGACATTTGTTGTGGCACGCCTGGAACTCTACTCCAAGTGATCATCCGTCGCACATTTTCCCGTCCATCTACGAAATAGCCACTCAATTCCATTACTCTAACAAAGGGTGTTTGGAGAACCGCATCCAAAGGTTGCTCCGACATGTTTGATACAAGactgtcatatatatataagtgcaTAGACCGCAACTCGAACACTCCTAGGATCCAGTGCTCTTGCTTGTAATTTATCGGAATAAACACTCTCTTCACTGTGTGCCAAGGGCGTACAAAATTATCTGCATCACCTTTTACTCTTCGTACGAAATAGTCTTCACTATCCCACCCCGGTTCATTGAACCCCCTCACAAACATGGCTTGGCACATACATCCAACAAAGTCAGTATCAACAGTAGTCCATTCTGCAGCCACATCAGTTTGTACTGACTGTCGTCTCAGTAAATACAGCCAACCATTGATATGCTACAACAAGATTATGTAAACATTTAATATAGTAAAAGTCACATACTTACAAATAAATAGGATATATTGGATTGATTAAGGTTACCTCATTCCAGATATACGTCCCCACATCCCGAAGTGCATTGAAAATTTTTGCATCCAAACTGtatatttctaaacctttcaaaCGTATTCCCTGAGTTGATTCAGGCCCGTTGATCCACGATTCTAGCTCCTCTATCAAACATGCATCTATTCGGTGGCGCTGATCATCAACATCACAAATAGCTGGTCTTTCCTCAAATTCGGACTTGATATGGCCACCATATAATGCTACTGGATCGGTGTACTTTAATGGATCGGTCCACGGCGAATTCAAATACTTGCTAACCTTAGCAACCCGTTTACCTTTTCCACATACTACTTTTGTTCCACGTGCTGCTCCTTTACCTCTAACTGTGCCTCCACCTCGGGTTGGAACTATACCTCCTCGAGTATTTTCCTTAACTTCATCTTTCCCGGTCCCTCGACCTTTATCTTCTTTTGGAGCAACCACCTACAAAAACATGGTAATGAATAATTCATACTTGAAAGCTGTAATTCAACATTTTGTCGCATTGAAGAGAAAtgcgctccaatgcgacaagccatagtgcaacatcttgtcgcattggagatgaatgcgctccaatgcgacaagctGCAGTGCAACCTCATGTCGCATTAGAGCGCATTCCACTACAGAATGCGACCCAGAGATACGATATGTATAAATTCAACCAACTTGTACCTCTTGCTGCAACTTTGGTGTCACTTTCTCAGGCACAGAATCATCAAGATGGACAACCTCATCTAATTGCGCAACTTCCTCCTGCACAGAATCGTCTAGTATGACAATAACATTCTGAACCTCCTCATCACCCTTGGTCAAATCATCTTGAACCATAGCTGCCTCCTGttcctttccatctttcatCGGCTCCTCTTGAACCATACCTGCCTCTTGTTCCTTTCCATCTTTCAGCCGCCCCTCTTCGACCACTGGCTCCTCCTAAATTTTACTGGTCTCATCCTCCTCATTCTCCACATTAGCATTGGGTCGACCCATcgcctttaattcttttatatctCCCTCAATCAATGATACCCGTTCATCTAGGTTGTCTAACCTACTGTTGACCTTACTAAATTGTCCCTTGCACCACCTATGATGCCTCTCAAGCACATCCGTTAGAACTTTTTGAAGTTGTTTTTATCTCGGTCGTTTGTGACCGTGATGCAATGATATATCTATCAacttcatcatccccttcctcaCCACCCTCTTCATCATCACCTCCATCACCTCCATCATCCCCCTCCTCCTCATCACCCTCCTCCTCATCAGCTTCAACCTTCTCTTTACCTTTCATTATTGGGGCAATTATTGCATTTATATCAACTTCCCGTCCTTCAACATGGTCCACCAAATACGTGTACCAATCgaactctttctctttatcctcaACCACAAGACGCGCGTCTGGAGGATCAGCAACCttacattgaaaaaaaaaatagcaatgtATTGGTAAACAAATACAAAGTAAAGAGAAACATACGAATCTCATTCCACTTACAGAAAACGTTTCTTTGACTGCTTTGTTTGATGGGACTATTCTCTGGGTCCATCTCAGCAAGCGTGGAAGTGGGTTGCCACTTCTCATTGTGTAATATGCATGAGTCACATTCCACAACTCAAGAATCCAAGTCTGCAAATAAGAGGTATCCCTTGATAAGAATTATAACATTGTCGCATTCCATttgaatgcgctcgaatgcgacacGGTTATAACCCAATCATGTCGCATTCCAATTtcaatgcgctcgaatgcgacacGGTTTACAATCCAATCATGTCGCATTATATTTGAAtgcgctccaatgcgacaaggttagcaacccaaccttgtcgcatttgagcgcattccattcTAAATGCGACACAGGTGGAAATTGGGCGCATTCAAACACCAAACATATATACACAAATCATACCTGGAATACGTGTGCAAATCCAATAAGTTGATATGGAACACATTTCCTATTTCCCGCTGCATTTGCCTCTAATTGCTTCAGTCTTTTGCTAATGGCCCAGTCCAAGAACCTATATGTCTCCTCCCAAGCCAATGTCCCCCATGGAAACTCATTAAACAGTCTTGGATAATCTGCAAGATCCAAAACCCAATCCTTTGCATGCCTCTCGTTAGCATTATCCAATACATTGCCATGCACAAAGTACAACATGGCAATCATCACAGCATCTTGGTTAAATCTGTCAGTcgcatccttcttcttccattgtaTACTTTTCAAAACTTCAAAGAAGTGAATTTTCGTTATTGTCTCGTATTGCTTGAAGTACTTATTTCGCAACCTATGCGGCATCTCTAATTCATACATTCTTTCCATGAATTCCCCAATGTTTACCCCAAACCTTAAACCACTTATCAAGCCAAACTCCCAATCTCCAAACCGCATATCAACTCCCCTCACCCTGAACCACATCTCCCTgtgtttactttctttatgtttAATCTCCCGTGATAGGACATGATGCACTATTCCAGAAGAGAAACTAGCAACCTTCATATCCAAATATTGACCAAAACATGTTTTCCTATACATTTCTAACTGCTTTTCACTCAAATACTTCTTTATCATGACCCCAGAATCCACATTAAACCTCACTGTTACTTGAGCATCCGAATTAACCGCCTTGGGATATTTGAAAATAGAACTatgttttctctttttagattCACTGGGATCATGCTGTAACAATTTTAAACATACACACATTAAATTCTCTAACAAAACTGACATATTCTATGTATAAGGCTTACAATCATGTCGCATTCGTctgtgaatgcgctcaaatgcgacaatgttTCATGGTGtatattgtcgcatttgagcgcatttaggtaaTAAATGCGACAATTTAATGGAATGGCTCGTCGCATGTGtcgcatttaggtaacaaa includes these proteins:
- the LOC136209635 gene encoding uncharacterized protein, which gives rise to MTYVGGKAKLLVLPIDIDLQKLKEKVYGALRVDSTSYDLQMSMQATYGPNKLRGGIADIDDDGDVMGFIEYCRMNPTDLIPLYATLNMRTIQASTLRPNKDGHVGQSKSTEVVSNDPTIELDAPIHGKDDNDCGNGIDDYMNNDNHDHYDEHYDNDYCYDNGDNVENEDTTQNEIPVKSVHETVKQSKCVQRIPCDDGDIDRMKRMTDPFRWCPKPCDAPVNMIAPKQSNGGTTLRVNDIFSNKVELQDSLGKYEIENSFEWKVYKSNKSLFEVKCKDVGKCKWRARGIVIPGSNLFRLSRIDGMDMHACGRDQICPHHRQAGKRVAGILLRSRFDLENRVHRPKDIVFDFERDFSVNLSYMQAWRARHWALEAQSGSPEESFMLLPDYCEMLKSTNPGTVTHIETDDDDQFRFFFMAMGASLRGFKLHIRPVIAVDGTFLKGKYPGILYIAVGIDANKMIFPVAFGVGPKESNES